A window of Akkermansiaceae bacterium genomic DNA:
CAAGGCTACCCGACGGTGATGGCCGTCGGCCCCCACAACTATTTCGATATGAAATACCCTGGCCCCGGCGAAACCGGCCACTGGTGGGCTGGTATCGTTGACACCAAGCGTGCCTACTCGTGGAATCCTCTCTTCGAAGGCCAGCTCACGGCCGACCAGCAGAAAAACATCCTCGGTGTCCACTGTGCGCTCTGGACCGAGTTTGTGCCTGATCCAGCCAATGCCGATTACAAACTCTGGCCCCGCGCCTGCGCCACCGCCGAGGTCGGCTGGTCCCGCCAGGAGCAGCGCAAGTGGGATGACTTCAGCACCAGGTTATCCAGCCACCTCGATTACCTCGACACCCTCAAGGTCGGCTACCGCGTCAAACCACCCCAGGCGGTCGTCAGTCAGGGGGAAATCACCATCCAGCCACCCTACAACGCGCCGGCCAGGATCGTCTTTACCCTCGACGGCACCGAGCCCACCGCCCAGTCGACCCTCTATTCCGGCCAGCCGCTCAGCTCGGAACAAGCCGCCAAACTCCGCTACCGCACCCTCCGCCCGGATGGACGGATGAGCAAGGTGGTCACAGGCGCCATCCAGGAGCCCCTCGGTCACTGGGATGCCAACACCCTCGGCAAGGGCAGCGCCACACTCACGTTCGACGTCACCAACATACTCACCAACGCCGGCAGCTGGGTTCTTGAGTGCCAGTACCAGGGAGGGAAAAACGGCACCCGCATCCACGCTGCCAGGTTGCTGGAAAACGGCAGCGTGATCGCCTCGGCAAACGGCAAACCCATCCACAGCAAAGACCGCAACGCCCGCCTCCGCCTACCCGTCCAAGCACTCCACAACGGGGCCAGCTACACGCTCGAAGTCAACCTCGAAGGTGACGGCGGCCACGACTCGCGGGGCAGCATCCTGCTCGACCGGTCTGTCTGGTCCGAGCCTGAAACAACCGTGACCACCCAGGTTTCCCACTACGGGTCCAACACCGCCGACAAGGCGGCCAACTGGGTCCGCTCCGACTGGTTCTGGAGCGACCGCAAAGGTGAAAAAGGCGACCAATGGCTCTACCGCTTTGCCAAACCCGTCACCGTCACCAGCATCGACATCCCCACCGGCAAACCCAACACCAATGACGACATCATCGTCGATGGTGACATCGAAGTCTCCACCGACGGCACCACCTTCCAAAAGGCGGGTTTTTTCACCTTCGGCACTGGAATTGTTAGATTTACCAAGCCCACCACCATCCAGGCACTCAGGATCACCCTTGGCAACGACCACCAGACGTGGATTATTCTACGCGATTTACAGATTAAATGATTTTTTCATCCAACCATCACACGAGCTTTTTTCCGCTGCTTTATTTACTGGCTGCCACCGTTCCATCCGCTGCGGCGCAAGCGGACCCGGACATGGGGGACCATCCGGAATTTGCCCATGCGATGAAGGTGGAAACGAGAACCATCAATGGCATTCCCGTGGTATTCCACTACGACCAGGTCAGGCCAGATTTTAATGATCTCACCGACAACCCGCACCGGACGCGCATGAGCCTTGACGGGG
This region includes:
- a CDS encoding family 20 glycosylhydrolase, whose translation is MKLIALFCLLTSPVTWSAEAKLHLIPQPNEMHILPGKYTLPSPLIIESGENELFTALSSRFPAHLKARLWKQEDGKTLHLTTRFDSSLRDRLGTEGYQLQVDQYGLHVVAASKPGIFYGTQTLLQLIRQAENNQIPHLTITDSPRFGWRGLMLDEARHFMGKAYVKHLLRTMAAHKMNRFHWHLSDDQGWRIEIKKYPKLTSVGAWRGPGTSGPVPKYDQDSPLAHQKYGGFHTQEDIKEIVAYAKSLHIEIIPEIDVPGHAMAIALSYPEVLPKQDGDTGKGVHGLKGNVLSVVREENYQMLNDIFGEIAALFPNQYIHVGGDEVNVNAWNASPEHRAFMKKNGMTNAHQLQNMFMLRLETILKGHGKTLLGWNEIMHGGKLSKDTGVMAWISIGAGLNAARQGYPTVMAVGPHNYFDMKYPGPGETGHWWAGIVDTKRAYSWNPLFEGQLTADQQKNILGVHCALWTEFVPDPANADYKLWPRACATAEVGWSRQEQRKWDDFSTRLSSHLDYLDTLKVGYRVKPPQAVVSQGEITIQPPYNAPARIVFTLDGTEPTAQSTLYSGQPLSSEQAAKLRYRTLRPDGRMSKVVTGAIQEPLGHWDANTLGKGSATLTFDVTNILTNAGSWVLECQYQGGKNGTRIHAARLLENGSVIASANGKPIHSKDRNARLRLPVQALHNGASYTLEVNLEGDGGHDSRGSILLDRSVWSEPETTVTTQVSHYGSNTADKAANWVRSDWFWSDRKGEKGDQWLYRFAKPVTVTSIDIPTGKPNTNDDIIVDGDIEVSTDGTTFQKAGFFTFGTGIVRFTKPTTIQALRITLGNDHQTWIILRDLQIK